The following DNA comes from Occultella kanbiaonis.
TTCAGCGGCGTTGTGACTCAGGAGGATCTCCCATGGAACAGGACAGCGGTTCGAGTCAGGATGTGGTGACCTACGGCACGGTGACGCCGTACGTCGTGGTCAAGGATGCGCACGCATTCCTGGACTTCGTCATCGAGGCGTTCGGAGCGGTCGACCGCGGCCGGGTTCCCAACGATGACGGCACGGTCGGCCATGGTGAGGTCGCGATCGGGGATTCGATCGTCATGGCGTTCGAGTCGCGAGCGGGCTGGCCCGAGACTCCCGCGATGTTGTCGATGTATGTCGCCGATTGCGACACGGTCACCGAGCGTGCCGTTGCCGCCGGAGCTCGTCTGGTCACACCGCTGGGTACCAATCCCTGGGGTGACCGTGGGTGCCGCCTGGCGGACCCCTTCGGCAATCTGTGGTGGATCCAGACCCACGTCGAGGATGTCCCGGAGCCCGAGTTGTACGCGCGGATGGCGACCCACGAGTTCCAGGAGACGATGCGGGTCTCCACGACCACGATCGACGCATTCATGCGCGGCCTCGGATCCCGCCGCACCGAGGCGCGGCCCGGCTGACCCGTCGTCGAGGTCGTCACGGGCCGAGCCGCGGGGGGCGGGAAATCAAGTCGATCGCCACCGCGTCCGCCGCCACCATGGAGGGATGGACACCCCGACCCCGATCGACCTCGCGACCTGGCCCCGGCGCCAGCACTTCGAGCACTACCTCCACGCGGTGCCGTGCACGTACTCGATGACGGTCGAGCTCGACGTGACGGAGTTCGTCAGGGCGCTGCGGGACTCTCCCCGGAGGACGTACGTCGCCCAGATCTGGGCGCTCGGCACGATCGTCAACCGGCGTGAGGAGTTCCGGATGTGCCTGGCCGAGTCCGACGCTCCGGCGACCTGGCCGGTGCTGCACCCCTCGTTCACCATCTTCAACGCCGAGCGGGAGACGTTCTCCAGCGCCTGGGCCCCCTACGACGCGGACTTCGGCACCTTCCATGACGGCGCGGCAGATCTGCTCGACCGGTACCGCGACAGCACCGAGTTCTTCCCGCAGGGCGGGCAGCCGCCGAACACCTTCGACGTGTCGAGCCTGCCCTGGGCCTCGTTCACCGGCTTCAACCTGAACATCCGTGACGCCTGGCGACATCTCGCACCGATCTTCACGCTCGGGCGCTACCAGGAGGGTGACGGTCGCGTGTTCCTGCCGCTCTCGCTACAGGTCCACCACGCCGCTGCGGACGGCTTCCACTCGGCCAGGTTCGTGAACGAGCTGCAGGCGCTCCTCGCGGACCCGTCCTGGGTCGGCGGGGAGTAGCCCCGCGCGGCGGTCGGGTACGCAGCTGATGTGTCCACCAATCGGCTCAATGACCAGAAGCCTCAAGGTTCAGCCGCCACACCCGGGTCCGTGACTGCGAGCCCGACGTCGTCGCGATGACCACCACGGTTCGAGCGGCGCGGGCCTGTCCGGCCGTGAACACCTGGTCTGTACGCGCTCCGGGCGCAAGCGCGTCGATCGACCGGCTTGCATGTTCGGCGACGATCCTGATGTCGACCGGATTCTGCTCGAGCGACGTGACCTGGACCGTGACATTGCTCGTGTCCCGTTGCGAGTGACGCACCGCGGTCACACTGCAACGGACCGGTTCAGCGAACGTGTCCGGTTCCAGGCTGGTGACCTGCGTGGTCAGGTCACCCGAGTGAGGCACCCTGAGCAGGTGTTGCTCGCTGACACCTCCCACGAAGTACTTCCGCCCGGTGGGCTCGAGCGTGACCGGGATCGGCACACCCCACGAGATGAGCAGCGAGGTGTCGTTGCGCGTGATCATCACGCTCTCGGCCAGGACGGAGTGCTCTTCCCCGCGCAGTGCCGTCGTGCCGTCGGAGAAGGTCAGGACGTCCTCCTGGCGCAACGTGAGCGGCAGCACCTCCTGCGATGAACCAGCGCCGGTGACCCGCCGGGTCAGCCCACCGGCGAGGAACGTCGTCTCGGTCACGATCCCTGTCTGTGCTGAGATGAGCCGCTGCGTGAAGGTGCCCTCGTGGGCCGACAGCTCGTCCGGCTCGAGCCTGCCGCCGTCGGTGGTCGGGCCGTCGTAGTACGCCGCGTCGAGCCTCGACAGGGCCGGGTCGAGTCCACCGTCGCCGAGAGTGGTCCAGTGTCCGTCGGCGGTGTCGTTCAACGAGTGGATGAACATCCCTGCGCTGGGGTGCCATAGGAACCCGCTTCCGAGTCGCACCATGGACGGACCGCTGCCGGCGTCGCCCCGCTCGCCGGTCACGCCGCCCAGGTAGTACCCAGGTCGGCGCACGAACAGGAGGTTCTGATCGATCGTGCCCACGAGGTGCCGGGTGAAGGTCTCCAGACGCTGGTACGGCAGTGCGGCGAGGAGGGCCTGACGCTCGGAGGCCGTCACGTTGTCCGGTGCCAACGGCCCGTGCAGGAGCGACCGCGGTTCAGTGTTGCCCTTGCTCTTCGGGGTGACCGGCCGGGTGTCGCTCGCCCAGGCCTGCCGTGCTGCGTCCTTCTCCTCCTTCGAGACGAAGAACGTGCCGACCGCAGGAACCTGCGGGATGAAGTCCCGCGCCAGGCCGCTCGTGTCGCCGGCCTCGGACAGCGGGTCGGGCCGAGCGGAGCTGGCGATCCGTCCGCACGCGGATGAGAAGTAGTACGCACCACCGGAGTCCGGCTCGTAGATCAGCGAGAACGTGAGGAACTCGGTGAAGCGCTCGACCGCTGCGACGATCAGCGGATTCCCGGTGTCCCGATAGAGCAACGCGAGATCGGGGAACTGAGTGCCGATGCTGTACCGCTGGTCCAGTCCGAGTGGCTCGTGGAAGTAGCCGGCCGGCGCCTGCGCATGCTCGGCGAAGAGCGAGATTCCAGTGTCGAGGTCGGCGGCCAGGTCCGGAGCGGGGATCGTTCGGGCCGCGTCGGCGACGGCTGCCAGCGCACCGGCGATCTGGTTCGCGTAGCGGATCGGAAGGCTCCAGTGTGGGCGATCCAGATCCATGAGCCACCGAGCAGCGGGTACGGCGGCGGCTTCGATCTCCTGTCGGCGCGCGGGAAGGCGATCCTCGAGCCGGAGATTGCGCAGGGTCGCCAACAGGGCGGACAGGCCGAATCCCGTGGTTGCGAGGCTCTCCTCCTGATAGGTCACCGGCCAGGCCCCGCTGGGACCCTGCAGGGAGAGGTAGTACCCGATGGCGGCGTCGAGGCGGCGCTCGAGGGCATCGTCGAGGTAGTAGGGGTTCCACTCGCGGTCGTTGCAGAGGAACCAGGAGAGGGTCGCCACGTGCTCCATGATCCGAGAGTTGCGTGGATCGTTCGGCGTGCGCCACCAGCCGTCTTCCATCCACCCGAAGAGGTCCGGGTCGTCGTCCACGACGCTGTTCGCGAGCGGCGCGACGATCCCGACGAACTCTCCGAAGACCTGCTCATGTGGAGCGAACAGCTCACGATCGGGTAGCCCGCCAGGCAATGGGTCGACAAGAGGGAGCACCAGACCCGGCGACTCGGCGTGGGCAGGCATGCCCTGCAGGCTGAATCCGGCGCCGAAGCCACTCAACCCGAGCGCCCCCGTCGCGAGGAGCATCGTGCGCCTCGTCAACGCAGGTGTCTTGTCGAGCCGCCCCACCCGAGCCTGGGCTCCCGAAGGCGGCGGCACGTTCGGTGCCTGGGGCCGGACGTGCTCTGGCAGGTTCTGGGTCGTCATCGACTCTCTCCATCTGGCCACTGGGCGCGGGGGTGCGACCTGCGATGCAACGTCACATCATCGCCAGAATATTCGACCCGCCGCGTTGCCGTCAACCGACTCGAGACCGACGCCGACGCCCGGGCGGCTGCGACGCCGCTCGAACCGAGACCCCGAGGAGTGCTAGACGAACCGGATCGACGACCGCAACTGCGGGCGCAGGGCGAACATCGCCTCTTCGGACGGGCGCGGCACGGCGGGATGGCCGCCGGTGATCAGCCGAGCGAGGCCACGGGCCCGGACGGCCAGCCGCGGGGTGCCGCGCCGGCGGACCAGGACCCAGTCCGCGGCGTCGGCGAGCGCATCGTCGGGGAGTACCACCAGCAGCGCGTCGAAGCGGGTCCGCCACGACCTCGCGACCTTCGCCCGTCGCTCAAGCGATGCCATCGGGTGCTCACCGGCGGGCAGGCCGGTGCTGACCAGGTCACCGCGGCGCACCGTCACGGGGGCGCCCCAGTCCTCGGACTGGATCGCCCACAGCCCGGTCGGACCGAGCACGACATGATCGATCTTCGCGGGGTCCGTGGCCGGTGCGTCGGCGTCGCGGGCCCAGCCGCCGCTGCCGGCGCCGGTGGCCACGTCGTTCCAGACGGTGAAGGCGGAACTGAGGTCCCCGAGGGTGCGCGCGGTGCGCTCCTCAGCGAGCGCATCGGCCAGGGCGTGCTGGATCTCGCGTGGCGCCCGGGCCACCAGGTCCGCGGCGTACGGGTCGTCGATCGCGACGCCGCGCCCCACCCATTCCCGCAGCAGGGTGAGGTAGCGCTCGCGCGACCAGCCGCCGGGGTGGCCGTAGGTACGGGCCCGCGACGGCGCGTTCGTGCTGCCCCGGCTCGAGCCGGACGTCCAGACGGGTCCGCCACCGCCGTACACACCGCCCGGCGGGCCACCGGCGCCCGGGGTGCCGCCGGTGTGGGACCAGCCGCCGGTTTGCGGGCCGGTGCCGGCGGGCCGGGAGGAGGCGGGTCCCGACGGATGCGATCCGTTCGATCCCGTGCCACGAGCCGGGGCGCCGCTCGGCGGGTTCGCGCGGTCGTACCGGGCCCGGTGCGCGGGCGTGCCGATCTGCTCCCACGCCGTCTGCACCTCGTGGAAGAGGTCCGGGTCCCCGCCGACATCCGGGTGGGACTCGCGCAACCGCCGCCGGTAGGCGCGCCGCAGTTCCTCGGTGGACGCACCGGCGTCAACACCGAGCACCTCGTAGGGCGTGGCCCCGAGGGAGCGTTCGGTCATCAGGGCCTTCGGCGGGTGGGTGGTTGCTGCGCTCAAGACTAGCTCGCGCCGCTGGGAGTCCCCTGGGAGTCGGGTGTGCGAACCTGAACCGCGTGAACTGGCACCAGGTGGACCGGGCGACACTCCTCGCGCGCAGCGGGTACGACCCGTACGTCCGGTGGGCGATCCCCGCGGACGTGATCGCCGCGACCGGCGAGCACGGCTGGGCGTGCGTGGCGCCCTGGCGCCCGAGCGGGCACTGGGGCGGCGCCGCGGTCGTCGCGCCCGACGCTCCCGCCGCCGCGGAGTCCGAGGCGCTCGAGTTCCTCGCGGCAAGCGCGCGCGAACGCGGCGCGCAGATCGACTGGTTCTCGACGGCGGCCGGTCGCGAACTGCGAGCGCCGGCACCGCTGACCGTGGTCGGGTCCGGCCGATGGGACTTCCTGTGGACCGAGGTGCCGCCCGTCGAGTCGCCGAGCTCCGCCGTCGACCTCCTCGAACTCGACGACACCGCGGACGCCGCCCGGATCGAGGTGTTCGCCCGCCTGCACAACCCCGGGTTCGAAGGCTTCCCGGGCCGTGGCTTCGCCACCCTCTGGCTCGGGGTCGCCGACGACCAGGGCGACCTGATCGCGGTCGGCTCACTCCATGAGCTCGCCTCCGGCGCACCACACCTGGCCGGCATCGTCGTCCACACCGACCACCGCGGCCGCGGCCTCGGGCGAGCGCTCACGGCCTCGCTGACCCGCCGCGCGATCCAGACCGCGGGCGTCGCCACCCTTGGCGTCTACACCGACAACGCCGTTGCCCTGGCCGTCTACGCCGGGCTCGGGTATCGCACCGGGCGCCGGTTCGAGACGCGCTCGCTGGTGACGCCGGACAGAGTGCGGTAGGACGGGAGCGGGGTAGTCGGCGCGCATCACGACCGGCGTATTCGTCGCGTCAGAAGGTCGGTTCGTCGGGGAAGGTGAGGGGTGGTCCGGTGGCGTCGGGGTCGGGTGCTCGGGTCGGGGTGGGGTTGTCGCGGTGGGCGCGTTCGCGGATCGCGGCCCGGATGTCGTGGAGGGTGTCGGCTCCGTCGGATCGGTCGGGTAGGTAGCCGGCCCGGTAGGACACGCGCCGGTGGTGGCGCTCCCAGGGTGGGAGTTCGTCGAGGAGGCTCTCGAGGGCTCTGGCGACCTCTGTCGCGGTGAGTCCGGGGATGGGTTTGTCGGGTTCGCGGCGGTAGGTGTGCCCGGTGGCGGTGGAGGTCCAGACGGAGGTGCCGGTCTCGGGTTCGCGGTGCACGGTCCACAGTCCGCGGGTCTTGAGCTGGTGGTGGTGTTTGCAGCGAGCGCTGAGGTTGAGGTCGGTGGTCTGGGCCCACGCGGGCAGGGTGGGGTCGAAGGCGATGATGTGATCGATCTCGCCGCGCCATGAGGGCATCGCGCAGCTGGGGAACTGGCAGGTCCGGTCTCGTTCGAGGATGAGCCGGCGTAGTTCGGCTGAGGGTGCGTAGGAGTCTGCGGCGATGATGCCGAGTTCCTCGCGCAGGAGGGTGACGGGGCTACGGCCGTCGGCCGGTTGCGCGCTGACCCAGCGAATCAGGTCGAGCGGGTTGGCGAGATCCAGCCCCTCGACGGAATGCAGACCCGGCACCGGCACGGGCACGGGCACCGGTGCGGGTGCTGTGTCGGTACTTGAGGGCACGCCGACATCTGCCACGGTGCCGGCCTGGCGGTCGGTCAGGTCGGCCGGGTCGGTCGGGTTCGCCGGCTCGGCTGGGCCGGCTGGGCCGGCTGGGTCGGTGGGGCTCGCAGGCTCGGCTGATGGGTCGGCGGGTGCGGGCTCGGTCCGCGCTGGGACAGGTGGGTTCACGGTCTCCGATCGTCGTTCGACTTCGGCTGACACCGACTGC
Coding sequences within:
- the catA gene encoding type A chloramphenicol O-acetyltransferase, encoding MDTPTPIDLATWPRRQHFEHYLHAVPCTYSMTVELDVTEFVRALRDSPRRTYVAQIWALGTIVNRREEFRMCLAESDAPATWPVLHPSFTIFNAERETFSSAWAPYDADFGTFHDGAADLLDRYRDSTEFFPQGGQPPNTFDVSSLPWASFTGFNLNIRDAWRHLAPIFTLGRYQEGDGRVFLPLSLQVHHAAADGFHSARFVNELQALLADPSWVGGE
- a CDS encoding GNAT family N-acetyltransferase, whose product is MNWHQVDRATLLARSGYDPYVRWAIPADVIAATGEHGWACVAPWRPSGHWGGAAVVAPDAPAAAESEALEFLAASARERGAQIDWFSTAAGRELRAPAPLTVVGSGRWDFLWTEVPPVESPSSAVDLLELDDTADAARIEVFARLHNPGFEGFPGRGFATLWLGVADDQGDLIAVGSLHELASGAPHLAGIVVHTDHRGRGLGRALTASLTRRAIQTAGVATLGVYTDNAVALAVYAGLGYRTGRRFETRSLVTPDRVR
- a CDS encoding VOC family protein is translated as MEQDSGSSQDVVTYGTVTPYVVVKDAHAFLDFVIEAFGAVDRGRVPNDDGTVGHGEVAIGDSIVMAFESRAGWPETPAMLSMYVADCDTVTERAVAAGARLVTPLGTNPWGDRGCRLADPFGNLWWIQTHVEDVPEPELYARMATHEFQETMRVSTTTIDAFMRGLGSRRTEARPG
- a CDS encoding DnaJ domain-containing protein; translation: MSAATTHPPKALMTERSLGATPYEVLGVDAGASTEELRRAYRRRLRESHPDVGGDPDLFHEVQTAWEQIGTPAHRARYDRANPPSGAPARGTGSNGSHPSGPASSRPAGTGPQTGGWSHTGGTPGAGGPPGGVYGGGGPVWTSGSSRGSTNAPSRARTYGHPGGWSRERYLTLLREWVGRGVAIDDPYAADLVARAPREIQHALADALAEERTARTLGDLSSAFTVWNDVATGAGSGGWARDADAPATDPAKIDHVVLGPTGLWAIQSEDWGAPVTVRRGDLVSTGLPAGEHPMASLERRAKVARSWRTRFDALLVVLPDDALADAADWVLVRRRGTPRLAVRARGLARLITGGHPAVPRPSEEAMFALRPQLRSSIRFV